Proteins co-encoded in one Streptococcus pyogenes genomic window:
- a CDS encoding ATP-binding cassette domain-containing protein, which translates to MVMIEVSHLQKIFSKTIKEPGLKGALKSFVHPQREIFEAVKDLSFEVPKGQILGFIGANGAGKSTTIKMLTGILKPTSGYCRINGKIPQDNRQYYVRDIGAVFGQRTQLWWDLALQETYVVLKEIYDVPEKAFRKRMDFLNEVLDLNEFIKDPVRTLSLGQRMRADIAASLLHNPKVLFLDEPTIGLDVSVKDNIRRAITQINQEEETTILLTTHDLSDIEQLCDRIIMIDKGQEIFDGTVTQLKQSFGKMKSLSFELKPGQEQVVSQFMGLPDITVERHELSLDIQYDSSRYQTADIIQKTMADFAVRDVKMTDVDIEDIVRRFYRKEL; encoded by the coding sequence ATGGTCATGATAGAAGTGTCCCACCTTCAAAAAATTTTTTCCAAAACCATTAAAGAGCCAGGATTAAAGGGAGCCTTGAAGTCGTTTGTTCATCCCCAAAGAGAAATCTTTGAGGCGGTTAAGGACTTATCTTTTGAGGTACCCAAAGGGCAAATTTTAGGTTTTATTGGCGCCAATGGTGCAGGAAAATCAACAACGATTAAGATGTTAACAGGTATTTTAAAGCCTACATCAGGTTACTGTCGCATTAACGGAAAGATTCCACAAGATAATCGTCAATATTATGTGAGAGACATTGGAGCTGTTTTTGGTCAACGAACACAACTATGGTGGGATTTGGCCTTGCAAGAGACCTATGTCGTTTTAAAAGAAATTTACGATGTACCTGAAAAAGCCTTTCGCAAGCGCATGGATTTTTTAAATGAGGTTTTGGACCTGAATGAGTTTATTAAGGATCCTGTCCGGACCTTATCACTCGGTCAGCGGATGCGAGCTGATATTGCTGCCTCCTTGTTGCATAATCCTAAAGTATTGTTTTTAGATGAACCAACGATTGGACTTGATGTTTCTGTGAAGGACAACATTCGGCGTGCCATTACTCAAATTAATCAAGAAGAAGAGACAACTATTTTACTGACGACCCATGATTTGAGTGATATTGAACAGCTCTGTGATCGGATTATCATGATTGATAAAGGGCAAGAAATCTTTGATGGAACGGTGACCCAATTAAAGCAAAGCTTTGGAAAAATGAAGAGTCTGTCTTTTGAGTTGAAGCCAGGGCAGGAGCAGGTGGTCTCACAGTTTATGGGCTTACCTGACATCACAGTGGAACGGCATGAGCTTAGTTTAGACATTCAATATGACAGTTCGCGCTATCAAACTGCGGACATTATTCAAAAAACCATGGCTGATTTTGCGGTCAGGGATGTGAAGATGACTGATGTAGATATTGAGGATATTGTTCGTCGTTTCTACCGAAAGGAGCTTTAA